From the Prosthecobacter fusiformis genome, one window contains:
- a CDS encoding DUF416 family protein: MEKKFNETELREELNAFQLDQLVVFGLSCAERMIPNYKRFTRECRWGDPDILRNGLDLTWNWLTTGTISEKEVKKMLATCEAQTPDTDDFDTILVSSALDAANSVSAVLELILSNRCDSAIEIAIYGRDTVDMYIQESEGMDPQDAQLENKIWLHPLMQRELKSQRSAISLIKQGIAIKDAESIWKRHDVGSLGF, from the coding sequence ATGGAGAAAAAATTTAACGAGACGGAATTACGAGAAGAACTCAATGCCTTCCAACTTGATCAATTGGTAGTTTTTGGGTTGTCGTGCGCGGAACGCATGATTCCAAACTATAAGAGATTTACCCGCGAATGTAGATGGGGTGATCCGGACATTTTAAGGAACGGTTTGGATCTAACGTGGAATTGGTTAACTACAGGAACTATATCGGAAAAGGAGGTTAAAAAAATGCTAGCTACTTGTGAAGCACAAACCCCCGACACAGATGATTTTGATACGATACTAGTTTCATCAGCATTAGATGCAGCTAATTCAGTAAGTGCGGTATTAGAGTTGATCTTATCCAATAGATGTGATTCTGCAATTGAGATTGCAATTTATGGACGTGACACTGTCGATATGTATATTCAAGAGTCTGAGGGCATGGACCCACAAGATGCGCAACTGGAGAATAAAATCTGGCTACATCCATTGATGCAGCGTGAACTAAAAAGTCAACGTTCAGCTATTAGTCTTATAAAACAAGGGATTGCCATCAAAGATGCTGAATCTATTTGGAAACGTCATGATGTGGGTAGCCTAGGCTTTTAA
- a CDS encoding GNAT family N-acetyltransferase, with protein MMTQFISFEVFESERLIIRVPRPGDGLIFNEAVVESLQTLRPWLAWAAVPPTLEESEFSCRQAYAKFLLGEDLRVFFISKDDGVLVGGSGLHNPNWDLKQFEVGYWGRSRYSKKGLITEGVKALVDHAFEKLDASRVYLTTDDANTESWRLAARAGFELEGTMRKDRLNLAGSLRDTRLYARVNSTHTVLKT; from the coding sequence ATGATGACCCAATTTATATCTTTTGAGGTTTTTGAGTCCGAGAGACTCATTATTCGGGTGCCACGCCCAGGAGATGGACTCATTTTTAATGAAGCTGTGGTTGAGTCGCTGCAGACTCTGAGGCCATGGCTTGCTTGGGCTGCCGTTCCACCGACTCTGGAGGAGTCCGAGTTTTCGTGTCGGCAGGCATATGCCAAGTTTTTACTCGGTGAAGATTTGAGGGTGTTCTTTATTTCTAAAGACGACGGTGTTCTTGTTGGCGGAAGCGGATTGCACAATCCGAATTGGGATTTGAAACAGTTTGAAGTTGGCTACTGGGGGCGTTCGCGATATTCCAAAAAAGGTTTAATCACTGAGGGAGTGAAGGCTCTGGTTGATCATGCGTTTGAGAAACTGGATGCCAGCAGAGTTTATCTGACAACAGACGATGCCAATACAGAAAGCTGGCGGCTGGCAGCGCGGGCTGGATTTGAACTTGAGGGTACAATGAGGAAAGATCGGCTCAACCTCGCGGGCTCCCTCCGTGACACACGTCTTTATGCGCGAGTTAACTCTACCCACACGGTTTTAAAAACCTAA